In Trifolium pratense cultivar HEN17-A07 linkage group LG7, ARS_RC_1.1, whole genome shotgun sequence, a genomic segment contains:
- the LOC123894365 gene encoding glycosyl hydrolase 5 family protein-like isoform X1 gives MAKRSPQMVDRHFDPQEWIQGLNLAAEHFNGHAPIVAMSLRNELRGPRQNVNDWYNYMSQAALAIHKSNPNVLVVISGLNYDTELQFLRNKPLNIDLGKKMVYETHLYSWSVGLKDVWIKQPLNRVCANSISTLNERAGFLITGENAVPLIMTEFGFDETGSSVADDRFLTCLQTYLVGNDLDWGLWAFQGGYYVNVDKVPVNETFGVLDDTWLKLRYPNFTNKFQLLQRKNQDPTSKLPNAYILYHPLSGNCAQVNNNNELEIGSCANQNKWTYNGSQILFNNTSKCLTSAGEGFPVSVSDNCQSKNSSWQTASLSKLHLATVDQDGKQLCLQDSNSFNSSVVASKCICINDDSLCLDDPQSQWFQLVATNV, from the exons ACATTTTGATCCTCAAGAATGGATTCAAGGACTTAATTTGGCAGCCGAACACTTTAATGGACATGCTCCT ATTGTGGCAATGAGTTTGAGGAATGAATTACGTGGTCCACGCCAAAATGTAAATGATTGGTACAATTACATGAGCCAAGCAGCACTAGCAATTCATAAGTCAAACCCAAATGTACTTGTGGTTATCTCAGGTTTAAACTATGACACTGAGTTACAGTTTTTAAGGAACAAACCATTGAACATAGACTTGGGTAAGAAAATGGTGTACGAGACACATTTATACTCATGgtctgttggattgaaagacgTTTGGATTAAGCAACCATTGAATAGAGTTTGTGCCAATAGCATTAGCACGTTAAACGAAAGAGCTGGATTTCTTATTACTGGTGAGAATGCAGTTCCTTTGATTATGACTGAGTTTGGATTTGATGAAACAGGCTCTTCAGTGGCAGATGATAGGTTCTTGACATGTCTTCAAACATACCTTGTTGGAAATGATTTGGATTGGGGTTTGTGGGCTTTTCAAGGTGGCTATTATGTTAATGTCGATAAAGTTCCAGTTAATGAGACTTTTGGTGTTTTAGATGATACTTGGCTCAAGCTTAGATACCCTAATTTCACCAACAAGTTTCAACTTTTACAAAGGAAGAATCAAG ATCCTACTTCCAAACTCCCCAATGCATATATCTTGTACCACCCTCTTTCTGGTAACTGTGCACAGGTAAATAATAACAATGAACTTGAAATTGGAAGCTGTGCGAATCAAAACAAATGGACTTATAATGGTTCTCAAATCCTTTTCAATAACACTAGTAAGTGCTTAACTTCTGCTGGTGAAGGGTTTCCAGTTTCAGTTTCTGATAATTGCCAAAGCAAGAACAGTTCATGGCAAACTGCATCACTTTCTAAACTTCATTTGGCTACGGTTGATCAAGATGGCAAACAACTTTGCTTACAAGATTCTAATTCATTTAATTCGTCTGTTGTCGCTTCAAAATGTATATGCATCAATGATGATTCTCTTTGTCTTGATGATCCTCAAAGCCAGTGGTTTCAACTTGTTGCTACCAATGTatag
- the LOC123894365 gene encoding glycosyl hydrolase 5 family protein-like isoform X3, whose product MAKRSPQMVDRHFDPQEWIQGLNLAAEHFNGHAPIVAMSLRNELRGPRQNVNDWYNYMSQAALAIHKSNPNVLVVISGLNYDTELQFLRNKPLNIDLGSSVADDRFLTCLQTYLVGNDLDWGLWAFQGGYYVNVDKVPVNETFGVLDDTWLKLRYPNFTNKFQLLQRKNQDPTSKLPNAYILYHPLSGNCAQVNNNNELEIGSCANQNKWTYNGSQILFNNTSKCLTSAGEGFPVSVSDNCQSKNSSWQTASLSKLHLATVDQDGKQLCLQDSNSFNSSVVASKCICINDDSLCLDDPQSQWFQLVATNV is encoded by the exons ACATTTTGATCCTCAAGAATGGATTCAAGGACTTAATTTGGCAGCCGAACACTTTAATGGACATGCTCCT ATTGTGGCAATGAGTTTGAGGAATGAATTACGTGGTCCACGCCAAAATGTAAATGATTGGTACAATTACATGAGCCAAGCAGCACTAGCAATTCATAAGTCAAACCCAAATGTACTTGTGGTTATCTCAGGTTTAAACTATGACACTGAGTTACAGTTTTTAAGGAACAAACCATTGAACATAGACTTGG GCTCTTCAGTGGCAGATGATAGGTTCTTGACATGTCTTCAAACATACCTTGTTGGAAATGATTTGGATTGGGGTTTGTGGGCTTTTCAAGGTGGCTATTATGTTAATGTCGATAAAGTTCCAGTTAATGAGACTTTTGGTGTTTTAGATGATACTTGGCTCAAGCTTAGATACCCTAATTTCACCAACAAGTTTCAACTTTTACAAAGGAAGAATCAAG ATCCTACTTCCAAACTCCCCAATGCATATATCTTGTACCACCCTCTTTCTGGTAACTGTGCACAGGTAAATAATAACAATGAACTTGAAATTGGAAGCTGTGCGAATCAAAACAAATGGACTTATAATGGTTCTCAAATCCTTTTCAATAACACTAGTAAGTGCTTAACTTCTGCTGGTGAAGGGTTTCCAGTTTCAGTTTCTGATAATTGCCAAAGCAAGAACAGTTCATGGCAAACTGCATCACTTTCTAAACTTCATTTGGCTACGGTTGATCAAGATGGCAAACAACTTTGCTTACAAGATTCTAATTCATTTAATTCGTCTGTTGTCGCTTCAAAATGTATATGCATCAATGATGATTCTCTTTGTCTTGATGATCCTCAAAGCCAGTGGTTTCAACTTGTTGCTACCAATGTatag
- the LOC123894365 gene encoding glycosyl hydrolase 5 family protein-like isoform X2, protein MSLRNELRGPRQNVNDWYNYMSQAALAIHKSNPNVLVVISGLNYDTELQFLRNKPLNIDLGKKMVYETHLYSWSVGLKDVWIKQPLNRVCANSISTLNERAGFLITGENAVPLIMTEFGFDETGSSVADDRFLTCLQTYLVGNDLDWGLWAFQGGYYVNVDKVPVNETFGVLDDTWLKLRYPNFTNKFQLLQRKNQDPTSKLPNAYILYHPLSGNCAQVNNNNELEIGSCANQNKWTYNGSQILFNNTSKCLTSAGEGFPVSVSDNCQSKNSSWQTASLSKLHLATVDQDGKQLCLQDSNSFNSSVVASKCICINDDSLCLDDPQSQWFQLVATNV, encoded by the exons ATGAGTTTGAGGAATGAATTACGTGGTCCACGCCAAAATGTAAATGATTGGTACAATTACATGAGCCAAGCAGCACTAGCAATTCATAAGTCAAACCCAAATGTACTTGTGGTTATCTCAGGTTTAAACTATGACACTGAGTTACAGTTTTTAAGGAACAAACCATTGAACATAGACTTGGGTAAGAAAATGGTGTACGAGACACATTTATACTCATGgtctgttggattgaaagacgTTTGGATTAAGCAACCATTGAATAGAGTTTGTGCCAATAGCATTAGCACGTTAAACGAAAGAGCTGGATTTCTTATTACTGGTGAGAATGCAGTTCCTTTGATTATGACTGAGTTTGGATTTGATGAAACAGGCTCTTCAGTGGCAGATGATAGGTTCTTGACATGTCTTCAAACATACCTTGTTGGAAATGATTTGGATTGGGGTTTGTGGGCTTTTCAAGGTGGCTATTATGTTAATGTCGATAAAGTTCCAGTTAATGAGACTTTTGGTGTTTTAGATGATACTTGGCTCAAGCTTAGATACCCTAATTTCACCAACAAGTTTCAACTTTTACAAAGGAAGAATCAAG ATCCTACTTCCAAACTCCCCAATGCATATATCTTGTACCACCCTCTTTCTGGTAACTGTGCACAGGTAAATAATAACAATGAACTTGAAATTGGAAGCTGTGCGAATCAAAACAAATGGACTTATAATGGTTCTCAAATCCTTTTCAATAACACTAGTAAGTGCTTAACTTCTGCTGGTGAAGGGTTTCCAGTTTCAGTTTCTGATAATTGCCAAAGCAAGAACAGTTCATGGCAAACTGCATCACTTTCTAAACTTCATTTGGCTACGGTTGATCAAGATGGCAAACAACTTTGCTTACAAGATTCTAATTCATTTAATTCGTCTGTTGTCGCTTCAAAATGTATATGCATCAATGATGATTCTCTTTGTCTTGATGATCCTCAAAGCCAGTGGTTTCAACTTGTTGCTACCAATGTatag
- the LOC123894368 gene encoding glycosyl hydrolase 5 family protein-like isoform X1, which yields MKEKRNSLPLKFKMLRETIQSLFLLLVFISASQHANAYPLCTQSRWIIDESTNERVKLVCGNWAGHLQPMIPEGLDRRPLKELVGELVKNKFNCVRLTYAIYMWTRYEHEIVNVTFSHLDAPEVVYGITKYNPSILKMTHIEAFDAVVNELGNQNVKVLLDNHVSEPKWCCNDDDENGFFFDRHFDPQEWIEGLTLAAEHFKGHHAVCILLAFHFFLFIPFLSFFFVLTLSFLGEGGPGSPEFGRMVSSMAKNCSHQKLNSGSPEHSVLRGAH from the coding sequence atgaaagaaaaaagaaattctcTTCCACTTAAATTCAAGATGTTGAGAGAAACCATTCAATCATTGTTTCTTCTTCTCGTTTTCATCTCAGCATCACAACATGCAAATGCTTATCCTTTATGTACACAATCAAGATGGATCATAGATGAATCAACAAATGAAAGAGTGAAACTTGTGTGTGGAAATTGGGCAGGTCATCTTCAACCAATGATCCCTGAAGGTCTTGATAGAAGACCTTTAAAGGAACTTGTTGGTGAGCTTgttaaaaacaaattcaattgTGTTAGATTAACTTATGCAATTTATATGTGGACAAGATATGAACATGAGATTGTGAATGTTACTTTTAGTCATTTGGATGCACCTGAAGTTGTGTATGGTATTACTAAGTATAATCCTTCAATTTTGAAAATGACTCATATTGAAGCTTTTGATGCTGTTGTGAATGAACTTGGTAATCAGAATGTTAAAGTTTTGCTTGATAATCATGTTAGTGAACCTAAATGGTGTtgtaatgatgatgatgagaatgGATTCTTTTTTGATAGACATTTTGATCCTCAAGAATGGATTGAAGGACTTACTTTGGCAGCCGAACACTTTAAGGGACATCATGCTGTATGTATATTACTGGCTTTCcacttctttctttttattcctttcttgagttttttttttgtattaaccctcTCGTTCTTAGGGGAAGGGGGTCCcggtagtccagagttcggccgcatGGTAAGTAGTATGGCCAAAAACTGTTCCCATCAGAAattgaactcgggttctcccgaacatTCCGTCCTAAGGGGAGCTCATTAA
- the LOC123894368 gene encoding glycosyl hydrolase 5 family protein-like isoform X2 produces the protein MLRETIQSLFLLLVFISASQHANAYPLCTQSRWIIDESTNERVKLVCGNWAGHLQPMIPEGLDRRPLKELVGELVKNKFNCVRLTYAIYMWTRYEHEIVNVTFSHLDAPEVVYGITKYNPSILKMTHIEAFDAVVNELGNQNVKVLLDNHVSEPKWCCNDDDENGFFFDRHFDPQEWIEGLTLAAEHFKGHHAIVAMSLRNELHGPRQNLKDWYKYMSQGALAIHKANPNVLVVISGLNYDTELQFLRNKPMDIDLGRKMVFE, from the exons ATGTTGAGAGAAACCATTCAATCATTGTTTCTTCTTCTCGTTTTCATCTCAGCATCACAACATGCAAATGCTTATCCTTTATGTACACAATCAAGATGGATCATAGATGAATCAACAAATGAAAGAGTGAAACTTGTGTGTGGAAATTGGGCAGGTCATCTTCAACCAATGATCCCTGAAGGTCTTGATAGAAGACCTTTAAAGGAACTTGTTGGTGAGCTTgttaaaaacaaattcaattgTGTTAGATTAACTTATGCAATTTATATGTGGACAAGATATGAACATGAGATTGTGAATGTTACTTTTAGTCATTTGGATGCACCTGAAGTTGTGTATGGTATTACTAAGTATAATCCTTCAATTTTGAAAATGACTCATATTGAAGCTTTTGATGCTGTTGTGAATGAACTTGGTAATCAGAATGTTAAAGTTTTGCTTGATAATCATGTTAGTGAACCTAAATGGTGTtgtaatgatgatgatgagaatgGATTCTTTTTTGATAGACATTTTGATCCTCAAGAATGGATTGAAGGACTTACTTTGGCAGCCGAACACTTTAAGGGACATCATGCT ATTGTGGCAATGAGTTTGAGGAATGAATTACATGGACCAAGACAAAATCTAAAAGATTGGTACAAGTACATGAGCCAAGGTGCACTAGCAATCCATAAAGCAAATCCAAATGTACTTGTGGTTATCTCAGGTTTAAACTATGACACAGAATTGCAGTTTTTAAGGAACAAACCAATGGACATAGACTTGGGACGAAAAATGGTGTTTGAGTAA